The Myripristis murdjan chromosome 17, fMyrMur1.1, whole genome shotgun sequence DNA segment CCCCTAAGAGAATCATATTTACTATGTTATATTTactatatgtatattttcaggtATATGACTGTAATTACATTAGCATGCTTgctgtcttcctccctctcgTTTACACTCCATGCACACACTTTGACTGTTCTTTGACTCCTTGAACCTTTAAAAGAAGGAGGTATTTTTTGTCATAGAATAATATATAACAGTATAGTTATCATGTAGTTATTGTATTTCTCAGATTTTCATGGCTTGTCTTGATTTTGCAGCTGAAAGAGCTGTTTCCCAGGTTTCGTCTCGCCCTGCCTCCTAAGCGCTGGTTCAAAGACAACTACGACATGGAGTTTCTAGAGGAGCGGCAGATTGGACTGCAGACCTTTCTGCAGAACCTGATAGCGCACAAAGACATCATCAACAGGTACAGCAGGGCGTTGGTGTGCTGGTCTGCGTGTACAGAAGTTCAGCCAGGGCTCTGCATGTAAAGATCCCCTCATTTCCCCAAATGCAATGTTGTATGATGGACTGTTTGAGCATTTCCAACACTTGGATGGGCATGAACATCTCCCAGTTTTGCATCATCAGTAGCGATGAATTACAGTTGTCTAATATTGTGGATATTGTTAAATAATCTTTATAAAAATGCTACttactttatttgtatagtacTTTCCAAAatagttacaaagtgcttcacatagcatttgcaatgaaaataaaaacaaagcaaaagcaaacaagcaaacaaacaaacccttcAAAAAACCAAGCACAAGTATAAGTTAAAAGTAAAATTCCAGATGGAGAAAAATGATGTGGAAAATACTTTGAGAACTAGTGGCTCTGCCCAGTTTgcagctctgctgcagctgtgtttgaATTTGCTCTTAAATCTCTCTCAGGGCGCCACGGTGGCTCACCAGTTAAGAGcgtgtaccatgtaccagggcttagtcctgatcgcagcggtgcaaatccgacctcaggtccttagctctcccctgcctttcctgtctatctccgctgtgactatcaaataaagcagaaatgccaaaaaaaaatctctctctccctccatagTGAAGTGGTCAGACAGTTCCTGTGTCTGGACAACCCACCAAGTCCTTTTGACAGTCTCGTGGAGAGCAGGGTGAGTTCTTTTTCCATCGTGCTCTAGATGTATTGCAATATGCTCCAAGGATGTCAATTTAAAGAAATTTCCAGTAGCTGGCAGTCATCAGAAATAAAACTACTAATAATCTAGTAAGGTTTTGATATAGGAAATACAAAGCATGTTTTTCCACAATCAAAACAtcactttaatattttaaattttgccTATTTatacaacaaaaccaaaacaggaTTATGAAAACTAACCTGAGTGAGACTTGCACAGCCAAACTGTCAATAACAATTAATTGATCATTAATAAGTTACTTACAACCCTAAACCAGTCACATGCCAAACTGCTACAACTCTGTgctcacactgtgtgtgtaacCTGCATTATTGTTCCAGTGGACAAGAGCAGAGCACAACTGATGTTTTGGCTTGATGATATCAGCTGATAATATCAGTGTCATTGTATATGTTGgccattataaaaaaaaaaaaaatgcaacacatatTGCGGTCAAAAGCACCTGAGGtaatttaaaaacaatgcaTCATTAGTTAGCTTGTCTAGTAGACTTCATTGTTTATAATAGTGTGTACTGCAGCGATTTGGAGAGCAGTATATCACAGCTGAGCTGATGGCAGCGAGAGTGTGTTAATATAATCAGAATTTTATTGCTCCCAAATATGGGTATTGGCCTCAAAAATACAGTATCAGTTCAGTTCTAGACAAGAAGTCAAGCATCCCTAATGGTGTAAACTGGAAACTAATCAGTTTCTTTACTTATGAAAGCAGATCCTTGGAACCAGGAGCAAAATGTCTGACTCGTACCTCTGACAAATCTCAATGCAgactcttgtttttgtttgagaatAAGGGTGGCGTTGTTTGCCTGCTGCTGCGTTGTGTGCAGGCTTTCTGTGAGACTCTGGAGGAGACGAACCACCGCCTGCAGAAGGAGCTGCTggacaagcagagagagatcGACAGGTTGACCAAGAcgctggaggagagggaggaccACATCGCACTCCTGGTGAAACAAGCCAAGTAAATATGTGATTACACCGCTGGTAAAatcagatgtgtgtatgtgtgtgtgtctgccagaaAACCTGAAGAATCACAATATACCTATGCCGTTTATCTCCATGGGAAATATGAGTACAGACACTGTTTTCATACTGTAATGTCCAGGTCTGCAGTTATGTGTATGTTAACTGATTATTCATTCCTACACAGAGACATGTCACATTGTCCTCAGCTGCCTGAGAGTCCTTCGGCTTTGGAGGATGGACACAGAGTCACAGACACCAGCActcacacagagggagacacagatgTGACCGGACATGGACAGATACCTacagatgaaaatgaagagGATGCAGGCAGGCAATACTCCATTAGTGTGACTGAACAAGAATTAAACCCTGCAACAAGGTACAACAGCCCTGTTGTcttcctgctctgcctctgtatTGCTAAAGACATGATACTCACTGTTGCAAGATATGGTAAATCAGTGTCTGTTAGCTGTAATTTTGcctttttaaaggaatacttaaCCCTCAATTTCCCTTGACTGTCCATCTCCCCCCCCCAAATTAAAGTACGCAGGCTGAGAATGGGCTGAGTCTACTTTGACCTGTGCACAGTCTCATTGGCCTGGAGTGCTGATGGTTTGTTCCTGTAGCGTAGCCAATCAGCTCAGTTCTAACAGAAACGACTGGGATTGAGGCATGCAGTTATATATTCATCAGACATTCAAGACAGTCCAAGGTGATAAAAAAGTATTATTTTCTGGGGTGTATTATTTCCCTCAGTTAGTGGACAGTTGAAAAGTTTCTGCTGGACACTGCTGATGATGTTAtctttgatttttattaattaatttcttcttcttcttcttcttcttcttttttttttcagttccagttGTGAGGCTGCTGCACCAGTAAAAAGTCACGGAGCTTACTGGACCACCCTGGTTATCAGTGATTCACCAGccccatcttaaaaaaaaaaaaaagtagaggaagaaagcaacagaaaatccagGACCTCAGAACTGCAGAATTACCAAGAATGATGGACAAAGACGTTCGGTCTAATTTAAAACCTGGCAGATTTCTGCTTAATTTTTTTATGTGAGCTAGGATTTGAATTTGTTTCTATTCCATTTGACAAGGGCGATATGTGCAagtatgtgtgcgtatgtgtgtgtatgtgtgtgtgtgtgtgtgtgtgtgtgtggctgtgcatgCACCCCAGTGTCTCAGGATACTACAGGTAACTCATTTTAGTGTAGCTTGATTTTAGTGTGtaagccatacacacacaagtgccTTTGTAATGTCTGTCTTTAAAGAAGGAAGAAACTGTTCTGACTTAGAAATTTAAATAATGAATTCagaaatcattattattattaatgtcattaaatTCTATTTAAGTCTTTGCGTGATGTCCAAAATGAATTCTGCTTGTCCGTATCAACACGGCCGTGACTGTGAACAAAGATTGTGGTGTGCTGAAACTGAACGCAGATGTAACCAGAAGATGGCGCTGTAATAACAAAGGTAAAAGCAAATGTAAACAGACTGAGCCCAAATGAGAGGAAAATTGGGAACTTGATGTTCTCTTCTCAGCACATCCAAGGGCATTTATCTAAACCTTGAACATAGCATTCTCAGATAATAGGCAGGAACACTTTGCTTCTTGCAGTCCTGCCGTCACGAGACAGTTGCTGTGggaaattatttttctctccagcAGCAAATGGCAGCTTCACAAGTGATACATGAAGTGGGTTTCTTAGATAGAAAGATGGACCTTATTTATGGGCTATCAGACACTAAAGTACAAGGGATAACATATAAATGCTTATTTCCAGCATGGTCCCAAGAtggtgaaagacagaaaagaagacattcatcattaaaacataaacaatacaaTCCCAAagtcaaaaaagaaagacacacacacacacacaaacacacacacaccacaatttaagaaatgaaaacagctcCCACACCAAAAGAGAGTGCTAAAGTAACAATGTCATTGTAGATTACATTATAAATCAGTTACCTTGTCCCATAAAAAAGACCTCACCTGACTTCTCTCTCATGTTTAATGACTGCATGTGCAGCAGAGGGCGGCTCCACAACATGCCACCAGTGTGAGAAAAAGGAACAGAGCATCACATAGCGTTCATTCCCACATATTGCTCATTTCAGATGATTTAAGACCCTATGGAAAGCTGACATATGATTAATAGTGGAGCAAACTATGCAAATGCCAAGTTATGACAGTGTTTGAAACATAAATTAGCTTTTCCACTTAGTTTTACTTGAGCAAGatgatgtggaaaaaatgaacagttttGGGGTTCAGAAAGCTAAACTCTCGTCAAAAAGTTGTAATTTCCTATTGAGCGCTAGgattcattttgtatttcagaAGAACTGCAGCACAAATTTGTCTTCACAAACACTGTCAGTGTCATGAGTCGTGGAGATTTGGCCAGAACATTGAGCAAATTTATGCACATCCATGTCAGAGAAGAGGAAGTCAAAATTAATGATAATTCCAATTGAGTTGAATGTTCAGTGTCACGTTTTGGTCCAAATAAGATTTGATTAAAAGGGCCACACACAGCTGTCCTTCACTCATGAACTGCAACATCTGACTGAACAGCGAATCTCATTATAAAATCTGTAAGCCTCACACTATAAAATCTGTAAGCCTCACACTATAAAATCTGTAAACCTCTCTTTgtgaaaggaaaacaagataatCCAATAAAACATTTGGGCATATGTTGACGAGGCTCATCGGGATGGAATTAGATGAACAGATGAATTCTCAAACTTAATTTGTTAGCAATTTGAAAACACAATTGCTCAAGAGAGTGGTGACAATAAATTCCAGAGGATGGCACTTAACAGAAACCAAAGTGGCTCTCAATGGAGGTACaaatactaaaaacaaaaacatacaatacAGTTTTCAAGAACACAGTGTCTGCAGCCCAATAAGAGACAGGATAAGAGCTGTAATAGAGGTGGAAAAATACTAGAACATCGTATTCTGGAAGAATTGTCACTCTGGTGATATTAGGGTTAAAAGtataagtgtaaaaaaaaaaaaaaaaaaaaaaagtaaaaggtaGCTaatttagaatgtgctcaaaagTTATggagttactttttcaaaagaGGATGCTGCAAACTTGATTCTTATAATGGTCAAATTTGGAAACTGCAGAATCAAGTCCACAAAATAACTTGTATTCTCCTCTTCTTTGCTGACtgtcaccaaaacaaatgtCTTCTGTGATTTAAAAGGCAGTGGACATTGCAACCAGAAATGTCATTAAgtcaaagtaaaattactgaattCTGtaaacacaagtacacaaaaacagtgacacgAGTCATTAGTCACTGTAGTTCATTCCATTTCCAGTTCATTTTTGCTATAAATTTGCATGTAACCCTTTTTCTTAAACAACAAACATGCGACTGGTATAAATCCTGTACTCACTCAacttactgtctgtctgtctgcctgtctgcctgtctgtctgtctgtctgcctgcctgcctgcctgcctgcctgcctgcctgtctgtctatctgtctgtctgtctctctgtctccctctctgcctgcctgcctgcctgtctctgtctatctgtctgtctctatttctcactgtctctctgtctgtctacctgtctgtctgtttgcctgcctgtctctctgtctgcctgcctgtctgtctgtttgcctgcctgcctgcctgtctgtctgtctgtctatctgtctgtctgcctgcctgtctatctgtttatctgtctctctgtctccctctctgcctgcctgcctgtctgtctgtttgcctgcctgcctgcctgtctctgtctatctgtctgtctctatttctcgctgtctctctgtctgtctgtctgtctgtttgcctgtctgcctgcctgcctgtctgtctgtctgtctgcctgtctgtctacacATTCTTGAACACAGTAACTTACACCACATTACTATGTTTGCTCACCTCATCATGTAACTTTGCATATTAATGTGGAATATTCCTCAATGCGTCAAGACAGAATTCATATTAATAACTACTATGTGTTATGTGAAGAGATGTTTATCTAAATAATTGCTAATAAATGCATTAATTAGCTTAATTAATGACTGCATCAATAGAAGTGGTTTTGTTTAATACAGTGTGGAGATCATGGCAGGATTTTAAACAGGGCAACCACGGGTGTGTTGTTTAAATAAGAGCAGGCAGCTCATCTATTTTTAatacttttgtttattttaactgGTTACTGTAACAGTTGGAAACTTTGAAAGACGGATGGCGCGACCCAGTGGGACATTTACTCTTCCTCCCGAGAACCTCCAAAATGTTATATGAAGAAAAAGCCTGAGACCTTAGAGGGTGAATTATTGAAATCAAAATGTTTAAGCTTTTACAATGAAACATTGGCTCTTTCTACTGTATCAGTGAAAGATCACTTATTTATTGACTCCTTTTATTTACTAGTGGGAGAGCCCTGTGTTCATGCATCCAGCTGGAGCTGTTAAGGATCGTTTTTTGTCTTGGCCTGACTGAGTCTCCGTCCTCTATGAAACAGAAGTATGATAATCCTGCCTGCCCCTGTCTGTGCCCCACTGTCACAAAGCTCCTTAATGAAATCAGCCTGGTTGCACATGAATCCTCAGTGCGACACTTCAGACACTTCAGTTCACCTTGGAACACGAGAAGACCGAGCAAAAACcaaactgcagtgaaaaatgcaataaatctTTCCACAGTTGACCTGTAAATCCAGACCTGGATGGTTGTGATACATTGAACTTCCTCAGCTGACATGAGGAAGTGTCGGTGATGTGCCAGCAGCTCAGGCATTTGCCTCCAGCAGTGATGAGTGGGCAGGATCCAAAAATCTCTCCCCACATCGAAGGGTCAAGTTTGTTCAGCTTTACTTTATTAGAGGGAGAGTTGACAGACGGGGTGGAGATGCACTTTCTATTTATTAATGCGGCCACACATAGCTGCTCTCCTTTGAATATTTTATGTACATTGTACATGTATTGCTTTGAACTGCTGAGAGCTGTAGCCAAGCAattctgatttgttttctcAGATTTGATCTTTTTACCGTGACGGTTCACATTCCTCTTTTCATGTGACCTGTATCAGACCTCAGTGTGGACAGATCTGTGCTATGACCACACCAAGCGCACTGAACAAccaaaaaagtcattttcacaaCAGTCCATCATCACACTTAGGGGTTCAAACATTCATTTTGTGAATAGTTTACTGTAGTAACAGTGGTGTGTTGGCAGTCTATGTGCTGCTCAGGCTCAGGGAAAGAAGGCAGAAAAGGGCTTTAATTGAACCATTCTCCCATATAAG contains these protein-coding regions:
- the LOC115375459 gene encoding sorting nexin-16, with protein sequence MAASFVPVPIPVEGCRSWHKRTPPKSCGPPSPRGVAWMRGVGSRGVPEGCPSGHGGAAVEALSSSSSSVLEEGSVSDSWMERPNTPTLLGHEIMEERSKFTVYKILVTGSQGNSWVIFRRYADFCRLNDKLKELFPRFRLALPPKRWFKDNYDMEFLEERQIGLQTFLQNLIAHKDIINSEVVRQFLCLDNPPSPFDSLVESRAFCETLEETNHRLQKELLDKQREIDRLTKTLEEREDHIALLVKQAKDMSHCPQLPESPSALEDGHRVTDTSTHTEGDTDVTGHGQIPTDENEEDAGRQYSISVTEQELNPATSSSCEAAAPVKSHGAYWTTLVISDSPAPS